Proteins encoded by one window of Kribbella flavida DSM 17836:
- a CDS encoding protein phosphatase 2C domain-containing protein has product MESWSVCEAAPDREPAGGNEDLALVGPDFVVVLDGATAPRGVDSGCRHDVAWLVRRLGAELATPLVGRSVAPLPDLLADAITAVGASHANHCDLTNPDSPSSTVSMVRVGPDVVEHLVLADSPVVLRAPDGRVTLVADDRIDHLPEYTLESVRRLRNQPGGFWVASTEPKAAYEAVRGATERDQVEVFAVLSDGASRYAERYGHSWQELVAVLEASGPRGLVDRVRAYDTAAAIGSFRGKRHDDATAVLCRLGRRAEG; this is encoded by the coding sequence GGAGAGCTGGTCGGTGTGTGAGGCGGCGCCTGATCGAGAGCCGGCCGGTGGGAACGAGGATCTGGCGCTGGTGGGGCCGGACTTCGTCGTGGTGCTGGACGGGGCGACCGCGCCGCGGGGCGTTGACTCCGGATGCCGGCACGACGTGGCCTGGCTGGTCCGTCGGCTCGGCGCGGAGCTCGCAACTCCCCTGGTCGGGCGGTCAGTCGCGCCGTTGCCGGATCTGCTCGCGGACGCGATCACCGCGGTCGGCGCCTCGCACGCGAACCACTGCGACCTGACGAATCCCGACAGCCCGTCGTCGACGGTCTCAATGGTCCGGGTCGGGCCGGACGTCGTGGAGCATCTCGTGCTGGCGGACTCACCGGTGGTGCTGCGGGCGCCGGACGGTCGGGTCACCCTGGTCGCCGACGACCGGATCGACCACTTGCCGGAGTACACCCTGGAGAGCGTTCGGCGGTTGCGGAACCAGCCGGGCGGGTTCTGGGTGGCGAGCACCGAGCCGAAGGCGGCGTACGAGGCGGTGCGGGGTGCGACGGAGCGGGACCAGGTCGAGGTGTTCGCGGTGCTGAGCGACGGGGCCTCGCGGTACGCCGAGCGGTACGGGCACTCGTGGCAGGAGCTGGTCGCGGTGCTGGAGGCCAGCGGTCCGCGAGGGTTGGTCGATCGGGTGCGCGCCTACGACACGGCGGCGGCGATCGGCAGTTTCCGCGGGAAACGGCACGACGACGCGACGGCGGTGCTCTGCCGCCTTGGCCGTCGCGCCGAAGGTTGA